The Pirellulales bacterium genome window below encodes:
- a CDS encoding tetratricopeptide repeat protein codes for MSKTKTVLASLLSAWAILLMPASSIPALAHGGGGGGGGGMGGGGMGGGGHGMGGGFGGMSMGGMSAHSFGGGSGFGGMGSFTSSARNFSGMGSQFSGQQFSGSMSRSGFPSASNFGSGAAARGLTSASMPGLSHNASLNSSFSHNWNQGEHFSQLNGNQFRNGQFAHDGNFNHDGNFNHDGNFNHFNNFNHWNNWNHFHNCFVVAPFWFPWWFGGFGDCFYGFGYYGYGAPYCYDTAYYQPTGYDVPIDDAVAYESAGDAGQTPPELPLPQNNALNDENGAATSQAGAEFFGQAGDAFQAGKYRDALRLANHAAVESPQNPKAPELMALALFAMGQYRDAAAQAHVALALGPPCDWAELFGYYNDKDRYTNQLRILEKFAKDNPAAPEGHFLLAYQYLMTGFNTQAAQELGEVVKLAPNDRLAASLLKKYGGNAAMESLPTPPQPLPTAGGTASDSATTSKTTLDKPAPMPALVPPQQNK; via the coding sequence ATGTCTAAAACCAAAACTGTTTTAGCGAGCCTGTTGTCCGCATGGGCGATTCTTTTGATGCCCGCCAGTTCCATTCCAGCTTTGGCTCACGGCGGCGGAGGTGGTGGCGGCGGCGGCATGGGTGGCGGTGGCATGGGCGGAGGCGGACATGGCATGGGAGGCGGCTTCGGCGGTATGAGCATGGGGGGCATGAGCGCGCACAGCTTTGGCGGCGGATCGGGCTTTGGCGGCATGGGCAGCTTCACCAGCAGCGCGCGAAATTTCAGCGGCATGGGAAGTCAATTTTCCGGACAGCAGTTTTCCGGAAGCATGAGCCGGAGCGGCTTTCCAAGTGCGTCCAACTTTGGCAGCGGTGCAGCAGCGCGAGGTTTAACGTCGGCGTCAATGCCAGGCCTGTCGCATAACGCTTCGCTCAACAGCTCCTTCAGCCACAATTGGAATCAGGGCGAGCACTTCAGCCAGTTGAACGGTAACCAGTTTCGCAACGGCCAATTTGCGCACGACGGCAACTTTAATCATGACGGCAACTTCAACCACGATGGCAATTTCAATCACTTCAATAATTTCAACCACTGGAACAATTGGAATCACTTCCACAACTGCTTTGTGGTAGCCCCGTTTTGGTTCCCCTGGTGGTTCGGCGGCTTCGGCGATTGTTTCTACGGCTTCGGTTATTACGGCTACGGCGCTCCGTACTGTTACGATACCGCCTATTATCAGCCGACCGGCTACGATGTTCCCATCGACGACGCCGTAGCATACGAAAGCGCCGGCGATGCCGGCCAAACCCCGCCGGAATTACCCCTTCCGCAAAACAATGCGCTGAACGATGAAAATGGTGCCGCCACCTCGCAAGCCGGCGCTGAATTTTTCGGCCAGGCTGGCGATGCCTTCCAGGCCGGCAAATATCGCGATGCTTTACGGCTGGCCAACCATGCCGCCGTGGAGTCGCCGCAGAATCCCAAAGCGCCGGAGCTGATGGCGCTGGCTCTATTCGCCATGGGCCAATATCGTGACGCGGCCGCTCAGGCACATGTCGCCTTGGCGCTAGGCCCGCCTTGCGATTGGGCCGAATTGTTCGGTTATTACAACGACAAAGACCGCTACACCAATCAACTCCGCATCTTGGAAAAGTTTGCCAAAGACAACCCCGCAGCGCCGGAAGGACATTTTCTGCTGGCATATCAATATCTAATGACGGGCTTCAACACGCAGGCGGCCCAGGAATTGGGCGAGGTCGTAAAGCTAGCCCCTAACGATCGGTTAGCCGCCAGCCTGTTGAAAAAATATGGCGGCAATGCGGCAATGGAGTCGCTCCCCACTCCGCCGCAGCCGTTGCCGACAGCCGGCGGGACAGCTTCCGACTCAGCGACAACATCCAAAACCACGCTCGATAAGCCTGCCCCCATGCCCGCGCTCGTTCCGCCGCAACAAAATAAGTGA